One genomic window of Sporosarcina ureae includes the following:
- a CDS encoding Stp1/IreP family PP2C-type Ser/Thr phosphatase: MEYEIRSDTGQKRTVNEDEAAVFVHSEKQTILAVIADGMGGHKGGDYASATAVRMIGELFMSADKEVVTEQDWIDLLYDAIVDINQFLYTTAQEDDTYKGMGTTLDLALILDDHCVVFHVGDSRIYQVTGKAIRQITKDHSFVNVLIDSGEITEQEAEVHPQRNWIMKAVGSEKSIVPDRYTFSLLSHSFLLLCTDGLSNKIEKETMLDIMLNENSLAKKADEFIDLANQRGGEDNITVILLAIPEIEVNPV; this comes from the coding sequence ATGGAATATGAAATACGCTCAGATACAGGACAGAAACGAACTGTGAATGAAGACGAAGCAGCCGTATTCGTTCATTCTGAAAAGCAGACGATACTCGCAGTCATAGCAGATGGAATGGGCGGTCATAAGGGCGGAGATTATGCTAGTGCTACGGCGGTGCGTATGATAGGCGAGCTATTCATGTCTGCCGACAAAGAAGTCGTAACGGAGCAGGATTGGATTGACTTGTTGTATGATGCGATAGTGGATATTAACCAGTTTTTGTATACTACTGCGCAGGAAGATGACACGTATAAAGGCATGGGAACAACGCTAGACCTTGCATTGATCTTGGATGATCACTGTGTAGTTTTTCATGTGGGAGACAGCCGGATTTATCAAGTGACAGGCAAAGCAATTCGGCAAATTACAAAAGACCATTCTTTTGTTAATGTACTGATTGATAGCGGAGAAATTACGGAACAAGAAGCCGAAGTGCATCCGCAACGTAATTGGATTATGAAAGCGGTAGGTTCGGAGAAATCCATCGTACCTGACCGTTACACATTTTCATTACTGTCACATTCGTTTTTATTACTTTGTACAGATGGTTTAAGCAATAAAATCGAAAAAGAAACTATGCTTGATATTATGTTAAATGAAAATTCATTAGCAAAAAAAGCGGATGAGTTCATAGACTTAGCGAACCAGCGTGGTGGGGAAGATAATATTACTGTCATACTACTGGCTATTCCCGAAATTGAGGTGAATCCCGTATGA
- the priA gene encoding primosomal protein N', whose product MIAEVIVDVAAYPIDRPFDYAVPIDWEHVMEPGLRVKVPFGPRKVAGYVTGIKEESELDRNKIKPLAEIIDLEPVLSAELLALSKWMATETIAYEIDALQVMLPAAMRAKYEKIMTVIKPEELDDSFRAFLGNRQHVTLKALQDANLLNEVKKYNELGIVEIDTAIQQKTKMKKVRMIHVPDAKQLEMALEEVHPNAKKQQELLRWLLLHPTESIEASQILNESGVTASVLKSLVDKAIVEQSQVEVYRELATPQMQDSGKPEHLTDEQQIALSAIEQSSDNNIQETFLLHGITGSGKTEVYLQAIDHVLKQGKEAIVLVPEIALTPQMTARFKGRFGELVAVLHSGLSAGEKYDEWRRIHRGEVKVAIGARSAVFAPFTNLGLLILDEEHESTYKQEESPRYHARDVAIWRAEYYQCPVILGSATPSLESYARASKGVYSLLTLSKRAKNQALPSVEVVDMREELKVGNRSMFSVALAEGIRERLARKEQIVLLLNKRGFSSFVLCRDCGTVVECPNCDISLTYHRASESLKCHYCGHEERVPSECPECTSEHIRFFGTGTQKAQEELYKLVPEARVIRMDIDTTNTKGAHERLLYDFGEGKADILLGTQMIAKGLDFPRITLVGVLAADTSLHLADFRAAEKTFQLLTQVSGRAGRDQLPGEVVIQTYDPEHYAIELSKTQDYVPFYEMEMGRRRQLGYPPYYYVTVVQFSHEDVLKAANYAHKGTEFMAERLSQGTVIIGPTAAAISRLNNRYRYQSLIKYKHEPALIPVLQQLLKHYKTSWAKDGLVMSINREPTSIF is encoded by the coding sequence ATGATCGCTGAAGTCATTGTAGATGTAGCAGCCTATCCAATTGACCGGCCATTTGATTATGCAGTTCCTATCGATTGGGAACATGTAATGGAGCCAGGATTACGGGTAAAGGTTCCTTTTGGTCCACGAAAAGTAGCGGGCTATGTGACAGGTATAAAAGAAGAGAGCGAATTAGATCGTAATAAAATTAAACCGCTCGCAGAAATTATAGATTTAGAGCCAGTGCTGTCTGCAGAATTATTAGCCTTGTCGAAGTGGATGGCAACGGAAACGATTGCCTATGAAATCGATGCACTGCAAGTCATGTTGCCTGCAGCTATGCGCGCCAAATATGAAAAGATCATGACAGTGATCAAACCAGAAGAGCTTGATGACTCATTCCGCGCATTTTTGGGGAACCGCCAGCACGTCACATTAAAAGCACTTCAAGATGCGAATTTATTAAATGAAGTAAAGAAATATAATGAGCTAGGGATTGTCGAAATTGATACGGCGATCCAGCAGAAAACTAAAATGAAAAAAGTTCGAATGATTCACGTGCCGGATGCGAAACAACTTGAAATGGCTTTGGAAGAAGTACATCCAAATGCAAAAAAACAACAAGAACTACTCCGTTGGCTATTGTTGCATCCGACAGAATCAATAGAAGCGAGTCAGATCCTCAATGAATCTGGTGTTACCGCTTCTGTTTTGAAGTCACTTGTAGATAAAGCGATAGTCGAACAATCGCAAGTGGAAGTGTACCGTGAATTAGCAACACCCCAAATGCAAGATAGCGGTAAACCGGAGCATCTAACAGACGAACAGCAAATCGCTCTTTCCGCTATTGAACAGTCGAGTGACAACAACATCCAGGAAACCTTTTTACTTCATGGTATTACAGGGAGTGGGAAGACGGAAGTTTATTTACAGGCCATCGATCATGTGTTGAAACAAGGGAAAGAAGCGATAGTGCTAGTACCTGAGATCGCATTGACACCTCAAATGACGGCCAGATTTAAAGGACGGTTTGGAGAATTAGTTGCCGTTTTGCATAGCGGTTTATCCGCAGGCGAAAAATATGATGAATGGCGCCGGATCCATCGGGGTGAAGTGAAAGTTGCAATTGGTGCACGTTCAGCCGTATTTGCTCCCTTCACAAATTTAGGATTACTGATTCTCGATGAAGAACATGAATCTACCTATAAACAAGAAGAATCACCAAGGTACCATGCACGGGATGTTGCAATCTGGCGTGCCGAATACTATCAATGTCCTGTTATTTTAGGGAGTGCGACACCGTCACTCGAGTCTTATGCTCGGGCTTCTAAAGGAGTGTATTCATTATTAACACTATCCAAACGGGCAAAGAATCAAGCTTTGCCAAGTGTGGAAGTGGTGGATATGCGAGAAGAACTTAAAGTAGGAAACCGTTCGATGTTTTCTGTAGCGCTGGCTGAAGGGATTCGCGAACGATTGGCACGAAAAGAACAAATTGTCCTGCTGCTTAATAAACGTGGATTTTCAAGTTTCGTTCTTTGTCGTGATTGCGGAACAGTTGTCGAATGTCCAAATTGCGATATTTCATTGACATATCATCGAGCAAGCGAGAGTTTGAAATGCCATTATTGTGGTCATGAAGAACGAGTACCTTCCGAATGTCCGGAATGTACAAGCGAGCATATTCGGTTCTTCGGAACTGGAACACAAAAAGCACAAGAAGAACTATATAAATTAGTACCTGAAGCCCGCGTAATCCGGATGGATATCGATACGACGAATACAAAAGGCGCTCATGAACGTTTGCTATACGATTTTGGCGAAGGAAAAGCAGACATTTTACTTGGAACACAAATGATAGCCAAAGGGCTGGATTTTCCGCGTATAACTTTAGTAGGGGTATTGGCAGCCGATACATCTCTTCATTTGGCCGACTTCCGCGCCGCCGAGAAAACATTCCAATTATTGACACAAGTGAGTGGTAGAGCGGGGCGAGATCAATTGCCTGGTGAAGTGGTCATTCAGACATATGATCCGGAGCACTACGCGATTGAATTATCCAAAACACAGGATTATGTCCCTTTTTATGAAATGGAAATGGGTAGAAGAAGACAACTTGGTTATCCACCATACTATTACGTGACGGTTGTACAGTTTAGTCACGAAGATGTATTAAAAGCAGCGAACTATGCACATAAAGGCACTGAATTTATGGCGGAGCGACTATCACAAGGTACTGTTATCATTGGACCAACAGCAGCTGCCATCAGTCGCCTCAACAATAGATATCGATACCAAAGTTTGATAAAATACAAACATGAACCCGCACTTATACCGGTTCTGCAACAACTTTTAAAACACTACAAAACGAGTTGGGCAAAAGACGGCTTGGTCATGTCGATTAACCGTGAACCAACATCGATCTTTTAA
- the gmk gene encoding guanylate kinase, whose protein sequence is MYKHRGLLIVLSGPSGVGKGTVRKELFSSPDTNYEYSISMTTRNPREGEVDGVDYFFRSKEVFEEMIGEGKLLEYAEYVGNYYGTPLDYVNATLDAGRDVFLEIEVVGAAQVREKVPNGLFIFLAPPSLSDLETRLIGRGTEASDIIADRVLKAREELEMMHLYDYVVENDEVSKACDRINAIVTAEHCRRERVEKRYLQMLEGE, encoded by the coding sequence ATGTACAAACATCGAGGACTCCTAATCGTCCTTTCTGGTCCATCCGGCGTCGGAAAAGGAACTGTACGAAAAGAACTATTTTCAAGTCCGGACACCAACTACGAATACTCCATATCCATGACGACAAGAAACCCGCGTGAAGGTGAAGTTGACGGCGTTGACTACTTCTTCCGTTCAAAAGAAGTATTTGAAGAAATGATCGGAGAAGGAAAACTTCTCGAATATGCAGAATATGTAGGGAACTACTACGGAACACCACTCGACTACGTCAATGCAACACTCGACGCGGGTCGTGATGTATTCCTGGAAATTGAAGTAGTCGGTGCGGCTCAAGTGCGTGAGAAAGTACCAAACGGCCTGTTTATTTTCTTAGCGCCTCCAAGTTTAAGTGACCTGGAAACTCGTTTGATCGGGAGAGGTACGGAAGCATCTGACATCATTGCAGACCGTGTATTAAAAGCGAGAGAAGAACTTGAAATGATGCATTTGTACGACTATGTAGTAGAGAACGATGAGGTCTCCAAAGCATGTGATCGGATCAATGCGATTGTTACGGCAGAGCATTGCAGAAGAGAACGTGTGGAAAAGAGATACTTACAAATGTTGGAGGGAGAATAA
- the rsmB gene encoding 16S rRNA (cytosine(967)-C(5))-methyltransferase RsmB → MTNYKKKIWRGNVRDAALSMLMQIEEEQAYSNLLLHKTIEIYDLQPKDRALLTELTYGTLQQQMTLDYYLAPFVRGKLQPWVRQLLRLSVYQIIYLSKIPEHAVVNEAVKIANKRGHKGVSSMVNGILRSILREGVPSLDEIEDPVARLSIETSHPEWLIRRWIEQYGMEQATAAAVVNNQPPITTARINKTKTNIGEVIGLLKKEGITAIAGTLSDSSIQVESGNLASTEVFKQGLLTIQDESSMLPAIALQVEPGMRVLDMCAAPGGKTTHIAERMKDEGEIQAHDLHPHKLRLIDQNAERLGLTSIHTNSGDSRELLKTYEPQSFDRVLVDAPCSGLGVIRRKPEIKYKKTIQDIENLTVIQKELLEVACQLVKKDGLLVYSTCTIDKSENEEIVEWFLKKQPDFALVPLHILEGDHEYRYLQILPHDHQSDGFFVATLQRIN, encoded by the coding sequence ATGACAAATTATAAAAAGAAAATTTGGCGTGGCAATGTACGTGATGCGGCATTATCCATGTTGATGCAAATTGAAGAAGAGCAAGCGTATAGTAATTTATTGCTTCATAAAACGATTGAAATCTATGACCTTCAACCAAAAGACCGAGCATTATTGACGGAATTAACTTACGGTACATTACAACAACAAATGACACTGGATTATTATTTAGCACCATTTGTTAGAGGGAAACTACAACCGTGGGTACGACAGCTACTTCGTCTATCCGTTTATCAAATCATTTACCTATCTAAAATTCCTGAGCATGCCGTTGTCAATGAAGCAGTAAAAATTGCCAATAAGCGCGGACATAAAGGTGTTTCATCGATGGTCAATGGAATACTGCGCTCAATTTTGCGTGAAGGCGTACCTTCTTTAGATGAAATTGAAGACCCTGTCGCTCGTTTGTCTATTGAGACAAGTCACCCTGAATGGTTGATTCGAAGATGGATTGAGCAATACGGCATGGAACAAGCAACCGCTGCGGCAGTTGTCAATAATCAGCCGCCGATCACAACTGCACGTATCAATAAAACAAAAACTAATATAGGCGAAGTAATCGGCTTACTGAAAAAAGAAGGAATTACTGCAATAGCGGGTACTCTTTCTGATAGCAGTATCCAAGTAGAGTCAGGTAACCTCGCTTCTACAGAAGTGTTTAAACAAGGCTTGCTGACAATTCAAGACGAGAGTTCAATGCTTCCAGCTATCGCATTACAAGTGGAACCAGGTATGCGAGTATTGGATATGTGTGCCGCTCCTGGTGGTAAAACTACACATATTGCAGAACGTATGAAAGATGAAGGAGAAATTCAAGCACATGATCTGCACCCCCATAAATTACGTTTAATTGACCAAAATGCAGAGCGTCTCGGTTTGACTTCCATTCATACAAATAGCGGAGATAGTAGAGAGTTATTAAAAACATATGAACCTCAATCTTTTGACCGAGTACTAGTAGATGCCCCGTGTAGTGGGTTAGGGGTTATTCGTAGAAAACCTGAAATTAAATATAAGAAAACGATACAAGATATTGAAAATCTAACAGTCATTCAAAAAGAACTACTCGAAGTTGCCTGTCAGTTGGTGAAAAAAGACGGTCTCTTAGTTTACAGTACATGCACGATTGATAAATCCGAAAACGAAGAGATAGTGGAATGGTTCTTGAAAAAGCAGCCAGACTTCGCACTCGTTCCACTCCATATTCTTGAAGGCGACCATGAGTACCGCTATTTGCAAATATTACCGCACGACCATCAAAGTGACGGTTTCTTTGTAGCGACGTTACAAAGAATCAACTAA
- the fmt gene encoding methionyl-tRNA formyltransferase, which yields MTKLIFMGTPEFSVGVLTMLYNEGYEILAVVTQPDRPVGRKRVLTPPPVKEEAMRLGLPVIQPEKLKGSVELEEILELKPELIVTAAFGQLLPNELLEAPKLGCINVHASLLPNYRGGAPIHQAVMDGKKETGVTIMYMAEKLDAGDIISQVTTPIEETDDTGTMFTKLSVAGTTLLKETLPSIIDGTNERTVQDETQVTFARNISREQERIDWTSSARSIYNQVRGLHPWPVAYTKFAGDQVKIWWTQMEEQPSSASPGDIIGLEKDRIIVQTGEGALAITDLQPAGKKRMTATVFLNGIGSKWQVGDKFE from the coding sequence ATGACAAAACTCATTTTCATGGGAACACCTGAATTTTCTGTAGGTGTTTTGACGATGCTATATAATGAGGGATATGAAATCCTAGCTGTCGTAACACAACCGGATCGTCCCGTTGGCCGTAAGCGTGTTTTGACACCACCTCCCGTAAAGGAAGAAGCAATGCGTTTAGGTCTACCTGTCATTCAGCCTGAGAAGCTTAAAGGCTCTGTAGAGTTGGAAGAAATCCTCGAACTAAAACCGGAGTTAATAGTAACAGCTGCATTTGGTCAATTGCTTCCGAATGAACTACTCGAGGCACCGAAACTCGGTTGTATAAATGTCCATGCTTCTTTATTACCTAACTACCGTGGCGGCGCACCGATTCATCAGGCGGTTATGGATGGTAAGAAAGAAACGGGTGTCACGATCATGTACATGGCGGAGAAACTGGATGCGGGTGATATCATTTCACAAGTCACCACTCCAATTGAAGAAACAGACGATACGGGGACGATGTTTACAAAACTATCTGTAGCAGGAACTACATTACTAAAAGAAACATTACCCTCTATCATTGATGGCACGAATGAGCGAACAGTTCAGGATGAGACACAAGTGACGTTTGCAAGAAACATATCGAGAGAACAGGAACGAATTGACTGGACGAGTTCAGCTAGGTCGATCTATAACCAAGTACGAGGGTTACACCCTTGGCCAGTTGCCTATACAAAGTTTGCTGGTGATCAAGTGAAAATTTGGTGGACTCAGATGGAAGAACAACCATCCAGTGCGTCACCTGGAGACATCATCGGTCTAGAAAAGGACCGTATTATTGTACAGACAGGTGAAGGTGCATTGGCAATTACCGATTTACAACCAGCCGGAAAAAAACGAATGACAGCTACCGTATTCTTAAATGGAATCGGATCAAAATGGCAAGTGGGAGACAAGTTTGAATGA
- the pknB gene encoding Stk1 family PASTA domain-containing Ser/Thr kinase: protein MIGKRIGKRYEIIRVIGDGGMSRVYLAHDIILDRDVAIKVLHYDFANEEELKKRFQREALSATSLTHPHIVNIFDVGQEDELHYLVMEYIAGKTLKDYIHTHGALSAEQAVSIMKQLVSAISHAHHNGIVHRDIKPQNVLMNGEDDVKITDFGIAMALNSTAHTKTNSVIGTVHYLSPEQARGGMATKRSDIYSLGIVFYELLTGQLPFSAETAVAIALKHLQEETPSVRDQFPEIPQSVENVILKATAKDSSYRYASADDMYDDLLTVLSQDRLNESKFALPFDDDKTMAIPAIKDASKSTVTEDTMKVDPVKPEPLAPVKKKKKKWPYVLAGSLLLLALLTLLLVMMMKPKEIIVPEVVGEEELVAAEILEKEGFVIDERFEETSDEYTAGQVIKTVPQAGKKRKEGDGVKLFISAGKDPMVLSDYTGRNFEATKRFLDGYGFLPIESVEVFSDEPKGTILSQQPEAEQSVIPEETKLIFTVSKGRELQSLDDLSGMSAKQLEDYANTSGLKIHIVSEEHSDKVDKGYVISQKPSKGEKMEKGQRVDVVVSKGPASKPVKLLVKTVTIPYDYPEEPTVENDEDEIDSETDPKPQSEIIPQKVQIYIQDRTHTMNDPMEEFEITEDTTRKITIELLEGERGGYKIMRDQTVIEEDKFNYADLE, encoded by the coding sequence ATGATTGGAAAGCGAATCGGTAAACGATACGAAATTATTCGGGTGATCGGTGACGGAGGTATGTCCAGAGTTTACTTGGCGCACGATATAATCCTCGACCGCGATGTGGCGATCAAAGTATTGCATTATGATTTTGCCAATGAAGAAGAGTTAAAAAAACGATTCCAGCGGGAAGCACTTTCCGCTACGAGCCTGACACACCCTCATATTGTAAATATTTTTGATGTTGGCCAAGAAGATGAACTCCATTACTTGGTGATGGAATACATAGCCGGCAAAACACTGAAAGACTATATCCATACTCATGGCGCATTGTCGGCAGAACAGGCTGTGTCTATTATGAAGCAACTTGTATCTGCTATATCACACGCTCATCATAACGGTATTGTTCATCGCGACATTAAACCTCAAAATGTATTGATGAACGGTGAGGATGATGTGAAGATAACAGACTTTGGAATTGCCATGGCGTTGAATTCTACAGCACATACGAAGACGAACTCTGTTATTGGAACTGTTCACTATCTGTCTCCTGAACAAGCTAGAGGCGGCATGGCTACGAAACGCTCAGATATATATTCACTCGGAATCGTATTTTATGAATTACTTACTGGACAGTTACCGTTTTCCGCGGAGACAGCTGTGGCGATTGCGTTAAAACACTTACAAGAAGAGACCCCATCCGTCCGGGATCAATTTCCTGAAATACCTCAAAGTGTAGAAAATGTTATCCTAAAGGCGACAGCTAAGGATTCATCCTATCGCTATGCGTCTGCAGATGATATGTATGATGATTTACTAACGGTCCTATCTCAAGATCGATTGAATGAAAGTAAATTCGCCTTGCCGTTTGATGATGACAAGACAATGGCTATTCCTGCCATTAAAGATGCTTCAAAATCCACCGTTACTGAAGACACAATGAAAGTAGATCCCGTAAAACCTGAACCGCTAGCACCTGTAAAAAAGAAAAAAAAGAAATGGCCATATGTTTTAGCGGGTAGTCTGTTGCTACTAGCATTACTGACACTGCTATTGGTGATGATGATGAAACCGAAAGAAATCATTGTACCTGAAGTAGTAGGGGAAGAAGAGCTTGTTGCTGCAGAGATACTTGAAAAAGAAGGCTTTGTCATAGATGAACGTTTTGAAGAGACATCCGATGAATACACAGCGGGACAAGTCATTAAAACAGTGCCTCAAGCCGGAAAGAAACGTAAAGAGGGAGACGGCGTGAAATTATTTATTAGCGCTGGTAAAGATCCTATGGTGCTTAGTGATTATACGGGTCGTAACTTTGAAGCGACAAAACGCTTTTTAGATGGTTACGGATTTTTACCTATTGAATCAGTCGAAGTCTTTTCCGACGAGCCGAAAGGAACAATTCTCAGCCAGCAACCTGAAGCAGAACAGTCTGTTATTCCGGAAGAAACTAAGTTGATCTTCACTGTAAGTAAAGGCAGGGAGTTGCAATCTCTTGATGATTTGTCAGGTATGTCCGCTAAACAACTAGAAGACTATGCGAATACATCTGGACTGAAGATCCACATCGTCAGTGAAGAACATTCGGATAAAGTGGATAAAGGATATGTTATTTCACAAAAGCCTTCTAAAGGTGAAAAAATGGAAAAAGGGCAACGAGTGGATGTCGTGGTTTCGAAAGGGCCTGCGTCCAAGCCGGTTAAATTGTTGGTAAAGACTGTGACGATTCCATATGACTATCCCGAAGAACCGACAGTTGAAAATGATGAAGATGAAATAGATTCAGAAACAGACCCAAAACCTCAATCGGAAATCATTCCTCAGAAAGTCCAGATTTATATACAGGATCGCACACACACGATGAATGATCCTATGGAGGAATTTGAGATTACTGAAGATACGACACGTAAGATTACGATCGAACTTCTAGAAGGAGAGCGTGGAGGTTATAAAATCATGCGCGATCAAACAGTGATTGAGGAAGATAAGTTCAACTATGCAGATTTAGAATAG
- the def gene encoding peptide deformylase, whose amino-acid sequence MTILKIIKHPSSILTTPCKEVTVFDDELGVLLDNMHETMIEHDGVGIAAPQIGKSIRVAIVDFDEGQDIIEMINPVVTATGGSEVEVEGCLSFPGLFGEVERPFHVRIEAQERNGKLYELEAEGYEARAILHEIDHLNGVLFDKKIQRVVDPSEFEDEEEDDE is encoded by the coding sequence TTGACTATATTGAAAATCATCAAGCACCCATCATCTATTCTTACGACTCCATGTAAGGAAGTAACTGTATTTGACGATGAATTGGGTGTCTTACTTGATAATATGCATGAAACGATGATAGAACATGACGGCGTGGGCATAGCCGCACCACAAATCGGTAAATCGATTCGTGTGGCGATTGTAGACTTCGATGAAGGACAAGATATCATCGAAATGATCAATCCTGTCGTCACGGCAACTGGAGGATCTGAAGTAGAAGTTGAAGGATGTTTAAGTTTCCCTGGATTGTTTGGAGAAGTAGAGCGTCCTTTCCATGTAAGGATTGAAGCACAAGAACGTAATGGTAAGCTATATGAATTAGAAGCAGAAGGCTATGAAGCACGTGCCATCTTACACGAGATCGATCATTTGAACGGTGTTCTATTCGATAAAAAGATTCAACGTGTCGTTGATCCATCTGAATTCGAAGACGAAGAGGAGGATGACGAATGA
- the rpoZ gene encoding DNA-directed RNA polymerase subunit omega, translating to MLYPSVDSLKGKVDSKYTLVTLAAKRARELQEKHDETLHSYRSVKSVGRALEEVAAGVLINVAADESIIYEDEV from the coding sequence ATGTTATATCCATCAGTTGATTCACTAAAAGGAAAAGTTGATTCTAAATACACACTGGTTACACTGGCAGCTAAGCGTGCACGTGAACTACAAGAAAAACATGACGAAACGCTTCATTCATACCGGTCAGTAAAAAGTGTTGGTAGGGCTCTCGAGGAAGTAGCAGCGGGCGTCTTGATCAACGTAGCGGCAGACGAATCCATTATTTATGAAGACGAAGTTTGA
- the coaBC gene encoding bifunctional phosphopantothenoylcysteine decarboxylase/phosphopantothenate--cysteine ligase CoaBC: protein MKIENKNILLCVTGGIAVYKAVALVSKLSQAGANVKVVMTDSAKEFVQPLSFQVMSRNDVYFDTFDEKDSRVIAHIELADWADLVVVAPATANVIGKLAHGIADNMVTTILLATQADVWIAPAMNVHMYAHPAVMRNIEQLHMDGCQFIEPSEGFLACGYVGKGRLEEPEKITELISEYFNEVSYQPLRGKKVVITAGPTRERIDPVRYVSNFSSGKMGYAMAEAAQQLGAHTVLISGPVELSVPSGVHVINVESAAEMFDAVISQYADASIVVKSAAVADYRPKNIHDQKMKKKDGDDVLELERTTDILKTLGKRKENQLLIGFAAETTDAIAYGQKKLESKNLDYIIVNDVTDPGGGFGSETNVVTLLSREGETIPFSAMPKVQLAKRLFETILQHESSKLHDR, encoded by the coding sequence ATGAAGATAGAAAATAAAAACATTTTACTCTGCGTAACAGGTGGTATTGCAGTTTATAAAGCTGTTGCACTCGTCAGCAAATTAAGTCAGGCCGGCGCGAATGTAAAAGTCGTGATGACGGATTCCGCGAAAGAATTTGTACAGCCATTATCCTTTCAAGTCATGTCACGCAATGATGTATATTTTGATACATTTGATGAAAAAGATTCTCGCGTTATTGCGCATATCGAGTTAGCGGACTGGGCAGATTTAGTGGTCGTTGCGCCTGCTACGGCTAATGTGATCGGTAAGCTTGCCCATGGAATTGCAGATAATATGGTGACGACTATTTTACTTGCAACTCAAGCAGACGTTTGGATTGCGCCTGCAATGAATGTACATATGTATGCCCATCCTGCTGTTATGCGTAATATTGAACAATTACATATGGATGGCTGTCAATTTATCGAACCGTCAGAGGGGTTTTTAGCTTGCGGTTATGTAGGTAAGGGGCGTTTGGAAGAACCTGAAAAAATTACCGAGTTAATTAGCGAGTATTTTAATGAAGTATCCTATCAACCTTTACGTGGTAAGAAAGTTGTCATTACAGCTGGACCGACTCGTGAACGTATAGATCCTGTCCGCTATGTATCTAATTTTTCAAGTGGCAAAATGGGTTACGCAATGGCAGAAGCAGCACAGCAGCTGGGTGCTCATACCGTACTAATTTCAGGACCAGTTGAGCTATCCGTTCCATCTGGAGTCCATGTGATAAATGTAGAAAGTGCCGCTGAAATGTTCGATGCTGTAATCAGTCAGTATGCTGATGCATCCATTGTAGTAAAATCGGCAGCTGTTGCAGACTATCGGCCGAAAAACATACATGACCAAAAAATGAAGAAAAAAGATGGCGATGATGTACTTGAATTGGAACGGACGACCGATATCTTAAAAACACTTGGAAAGCGCAAAGAAAATCAATTACTGATTGGCTTTGCAGCTGAAACGACGGATGCGATTGCCTACGGACAAAAGAAATTAGAATCTAAAAATCTAGATTATATTATCGTCAACGATGTCACGGATCCTGGTGGCGGTTTTGGTAGTGAAACAAATGTCGTGACATTGCTATCTAGAGAAGGAGAAACTATTCCTTTTTCTGCAATGCCAAAAGTGCAACTAGCAAAGCGATTATTTGAAACCATACTTCAGCATGAAAGTAGTAAGTTGCATGATCGCTGA